GGTGCTGATCACAGCCGCGGCCCTGTACGTGGCGGTGGCCGGCTGGGGTCTGTACATCCGATCGCGTCGCCAGCTGCTGCAGACGTTGCGGGACCGCGCGGACCGGGCCGAGACGGTGGCCCGGCTGGAGGCGGAACAGGGGCAGCTCCGGGCGCGCGAGGAGATCGCGCGCGAGATGCATGACGTACTCGGGCATCGCTTGTCGTTACTGAGCGTGCACGCCGGCGCGCTCGCGTACCGGCCGGACGCGTCCACCGAGGAGGTCGCCGGTGCCGCCGAGATCATCCGCGCCAGCGCGCATCAGGCGCTGCAGGACCTGCGCGAGGTGATCGGCGTGCTGCGCGCACCGGTCGGCGAGTTGCCGCATCCGGCGTTCGCGGACCTGCCGGCCCTGGTCGAGGGCTCCCGCGCGGCCGGTATCCCGGTGGAACTCACCCTCGACGCGCCGGGCGCGCTGCCGGAGCACGTCGGGCGTACGGCGTACCGGATCGTGCAGGAAGGACTCACCAACGCCGTCAAACACGCGCCGGGCGAACCGGTACGGATCAGCGTGACCGGTGCCCCCGGCAACGGATTGTCGGTCGAGCTGGTCAACCCCGCACCCAACCGCCGCCGAGGAGACGGCCAGGGTTTGAAGGGCCTCAGCGAACGCGCCGCCCTGGTAGAAGGCCGCGTCGAACACGGCCGCACCCCCGAAGGCGACTTCCGCCTCTACGCCTGGTTACCGTGGCCCGCATGACCGAGCGAAGCGAGGGCATCATCAAGCGCAGCCCATTTTGTGCCTCAGCCGCGCCCGGAGCGAAGCGAGGACGTGGATGAGTATTCGGGTGCTTATCATCGACGATGATCCGCTGTTGCGTGCTGGGCTGAAGTTGATGCTGGGTGGCGCGGAGGACATTCGGGTGGTCGGCGAAGCCGGGGACGGTACGGGCGTACAAGGGCTGATCGATCGACTCGCGCCGGATGTCATCTTGATGGACATCCGCATGCCCGGTACGGACGGGCTGACCGCGACCGAGGCGGTGCGACGGCGGCCGGGAGCGCCGGAGGTCGTCATCCTGACCACCTTCGACGCCGACGAGCATGTGCTGCGCGCGCTTCGCGCCGGCGCGGCCGGGTTCGTCCTCAAGGACACGCCACCCGCGGAGATCGTCGAGTCGGTACGGCGGGTGGTCGCCGGCCAGCCGGTGCTCTCCCCGGCGGTGACGAAACGCCTGATCACCCGGGTCGCGGACGCCGGCCAGGATCACCGCAAGACCAAGGCGGCGGCCCGGATCGCCGAGCTGAACGACCGCGAGCGCGAGATCGCCGTCGCGGTGGGGGAGGGGAAGTCGAACGCCGAGATCAGCGCGACGCTCTACCTCAGCGTCCCGACGGTGAAGACGCACGTCTCCCGGATCCTGACCAAGCTGGACCTGAACAACCGGGTCCAGATCGCCCTCCTCGTCCACGACGCCGGCCTCCTCCACGACTGACCCGCGCCCCCGCACCCCCGACTGACCCGCGTCCCCCGACGTCCCCGGCTGACCCGCGTCCCCCGACGTCCCCGGCTGACCCGCGTCCCCCGACGTCCCCGGCTGACCCGCGTCCCCCGACGTCCCCGGCTGACCTGCGGTCCCGGCTGGCCGGTGTCACCGACTGACCGACGTCCGGCTGACCCGTGTCCCGGCTGACCCGTGTCCCGGTTGACCGGTGTCACTGGTTGAGCGAGTCGGTGGTCAGCGCGGTTCGAGGATTACTACGGCGGTGGGTTTCGAGCGCCGTGCTGCCCAGGCGTCGAGGTGCTTGTCGATCTGCTGCCAGCGGGCCCACAGCCGGGTCCGCTCCTCGCCCTCCGCGGCGCGTCCCCGCACCGGCCGCTTCCCGTCGGCGACGACAACCTCGGCGTCCGGGTGCGCTTGCAGGTTCAGCCACCAGGCAGGCTCCGGATCCTCCCAACCGTTCATCGCCATCGTGACCAGGTTCGGTCCGTCCTCGAAGTACCCGAGGATCACGCCGCGCGGCTCACCGGTGCGCCGGCCGGGCACGGTCAGGTGCAGGGTGCCGTAGTGCTCGTCGTCTCGTGGTAGCGACAGGCCGAGCCGGCCGCCACTCCTGTTGTAGATACCACGATGGATCTTCCAGGCCAGCCACTTCACCCAGCGCGGTGGCAGCCACCCGGTCCGTTCCGCAGCACTCATGCCCCCTCCAGACACTCATGTGGTGTCCAGGGTGACAGAAGGCCGGGCCCCCGGCGAGTTGGAGGCCCGGCCGATCAGGTGGTGTTACGACTGCGTCGCCCGCTGGAACTCCTCGTTCGGCGTCTGCAGGCTGCCGAGGCTGGTGACCTCGCGGCGGAAGAACAGCGCCAGTGTCCAGTCGAGGATGACCCGCATCTTCCGGTTGAAGGTCGGTACCCGGGAGACGTGGTACGTCCGGTGCAGGAACCAGGCCAGCCAGCCCTTCACCTTCACGCCGTACAGCTGGGCGACGCCCTTGTGCAGGCCGAGGCTCGCGACCGAGCCGACGTACTTGTGCTCGTAGTCCTGCGGCGGCTGACCGTCCACGACCCGGAGGATGTTCGCGGCGAGCCGCCGCGCCTGCCGG
The genomic region above belongs to Kribbella solani and contains:
- a CDS encoding response regulator is translated as MSIRVLIIDDDPLLRAGLKLMLGGAEDIRVVGEAGDGTGVQGLIDRLAPDVILMDIRMPGTDGLTATEAVRRRPGAPEVVILTTFDADEHVLRALRAGAAGFVLKDTPPAEIVESVRRVVAGQPVLSPAVTKRLITRVADAGQDHRKTKAAARIAELNDREREIAVAVGEGKSNAEISATLYLSVPTVKTHVSRILTKLDLNNRVQIALLVHDAGLLHD
- a CDS encoding sensor histidine kinase gives rise to the protein MSELPAGPSSKPARPRRSARDWVVDSVAFAVAVLIGLVLYTDGEQDSVSHWLLAADFYVGMAFCLTLWFRRRWPVQLALVGAVVSAFSESSGIAALMMILTVAIYRPFRITLLVFAANAVCLLAYIEIRNKPDDPAAVLITAAALYVAVAGWGLYIRSRRQLLQTLRDRADRAETVARLEAEQGQLRAREEIAREMHDVLGHRLSLLSVHAGALAYRPDASTEEVAGAAEIIRASAHQALQDLREVIGVLRAPVGELPHPAFADLPALVEGSRAAGIPVELTLDAPGALPEHVGRTAYRIVQEGLTNAVKHAPGEPVRISVTGAPGNGLSVELVNPAPNRRRGDGQGLKGLSERAALVEGRVEHGRTPEGDFRLYAWLPWPA
- a CDS encoding nitroreductase/quinone reductase family protein, whose amino-acid sequence is MSAAERTGWLPPRWVKWLAWKIHRGIYNRSGGRLGLSLPRDDEHYGTLHLTVPGRRTGEPRGVILGYFEDGPNLVTMAMNGWEDPEPAWWLNLQAHPDAEVVVADGKRPVRGRAAEGEERTRLWARWQQIDKHLDAWAARRSKPTAVVILEPR